A single region of the Kwoniella botswanensis chromosome 1, complete sequence genome encodes:
- a CDS encoding mitochondrial import inner membrane translocase subunit TIM22 has product MALPLPTTMPLLCPIYLPGQEPVPPGTSDWERQEMQTALRYQKYLGMAMESCPLKVVLSGGAGFALGGFFSLMSATFAYEDPLSRASSQLSTRAQTMHVFKEMGRNMWSSGKGFAKVGAIYSGVECCIEGYRAKNDITNAVSAGFLSGAILARNSGLKAAMGGGLAFAAFSGAIDWYLRKEPAE; this is encoded by the exons ATGGCCCTCCCACTACCCACCACCATGCCTTTACTCTGCCCCATATATCTACCAGGTCAAGAACCCGTACCGCCCGGGACGAGCGATTGGGAGAGACAGGAGATGCAGACTGCATTGAGGTATCAGAAGTATCTCGGCATGGCCATGGAGAGCTGTCCTTTGAAAGTGGTCTTGTCGGGCggtgcag GCTTCGCTCTGGGAggtttcttctccctcatgTCAGCTACATTCGCCTACGAAGATCCCTTATCCCGAGCTTCATCCCAGTTATCCACGAGGGCACAGACAATGCACGTATTCaaggagatgggaaggaacATGTGGAGTAGCGGTAAAGGTTTTGCTAAAGTCGGTGCAATTTATTCAGGTGTTGAATGTTGTATCGAAGGT TACCGAGCCAAAAACGATATAACGAATGCTGTCTCAGCTGGTTTCTTATCCGGTGCGATCCTAGCTAGAAACTCGGGATTAAAAGCTGCCATGGGAGGTGGTCTCGCTTTTGCTGCGTTCTCGGGAGCGATCGATTGGTATTTGAGGAAAGAACCTGCCGAGTGA